Proteins co-encoded in one Nonomuraea helvata genomic window:
- a CDS encoding GTP-binding protein, protein MDYASSDHGDTAPLAVKILIAGGFGVGKTTLVGAVSEVAPLRTEEYLTHASVGVDDLEGLSGKSTTTVALDFGRITINSELVLYLFGTPGQERFWFMWNDLVQGAMGAVVLVDTRRLDVSFASIDFFESRGIPFVVGVNCFHGVRDRTQEEIRRALDLDPQVPLVLCDARDRAAGRDVLLALIDHLMAARSRVTPHPVA, encoded by the coding sequence ATTACGCAAGCTCTGACCACGGGGACACTGCTCCCTTGGCAGTGAAGATCCTTATCGCCGGTGGTTTCGGAGTCGGGAAGACCACCCTGGTGGGTGCGGTGAGCGAGGTCGCCCCACTGCGTACGGAGGAGTACCTGACCCATGCCAGCGTCGGCGTCGATGATCTGGAAGGGCTGAGCGGCAAGTCCACCACCACCGTCGCGCTGGACTTCGGACGCATCACCATCAACAGCGAGCTCGTGCTTTACCTGTTCGGCACCCCCGGGCAGGAACGCTTCTGGTTCATGTGGAACGACCTCGTCCAAGGAGCGATGGGCGCGGTCGTCCTGGTCGACACCCGACGGCTGGATGTGAGCTTCGCGTCGATCGACTTCTTCGAGAGCCGCGGCATCCCCTTCGTCGTCGGCGTCAACTGCTTCCACGGTGTCAGGGACCGGACGCAGGAGGAGATCCGCAGGGCGCTCGATCTCGATCCGCAAGTGCCGCTTGTGCTCTGTGACGCCCGTGACCGGGCGGCGGGCCGCGATGTGCTGCTGGCGCTCATCGACCACCTGATGGCCGCCCGGTCCCGCGTCACACCGCACCCCGTGGCCTGA